Proteins from a single region of Crassaminicella profunda:
- the era gene encoding GTPase Era: MKFKSGFVTIIGRPNVGKSTLMNQIIGEKIAIMSDKPQTTRNKIQTIYTEEDFQIIFLDTPGMHKPKNKLGEFMQKSAQQTLNEVDVILLVIDDTADMGPGDKYILEMLKNIKTPIVLVINKMDKIPPEKFEEIYNRHYDEKIFKDIIAISAQENKNVQKLVKKIVALLPKGPQYFPSDMITDQPEKVIVSEIIREKLLHYLHEEVPHGVAVEVMSMKNRKDKDIVDISATIYCEKKSHKGIIIGKNGRKLKGVGKSARQDIENLLGSKVFLELWVKVKEDWRDQQNILNTLGYKL; encoded by the coding sequence ATGAAGTTTAAATCAGGATTTGTAACAATTATTGGAAGACCTAATGTAGGAAAATCAACACTAATGAATCAAATTATTGGAGAAAAAATTGCAATTATGTCTGATAAACCTCAGACAACTAGAAATAAAATTCAAACCATTTATACAGAAGAAGATTTTCAGATTATATTTTTAGATACACCAGGGATGCATAAACCTAAAAATAAACTAGGAGAATTTATGCAAAAATCTGCACAACAAACACTCAATGAAGTAGATGTGATTTTATTGGTAATTGATGATACAGCAGATATGGGGCCTGGAGACAAATATATTTTAGAAATGTTAAAAAATATTAAAACACCTATTGTTCTTGTCATCAATAAGATGGATAAAATACCTCCTGAAAAGTTTGAAGAAATCTATAATAGGCACTATGATGAAAAAATATTTAAAGATATTATTGCTATATCTGCTCAAGAAAACAAAAATGTTCAAAAACTTGTGAAAAAAATTGTAGCATTATTGCCTAAAGGACCTCAATATTTTCCATCTGATATGATTACAGATCAGCCAGAAAAGGTGATTGTTAGTGAAATCATACGAGAAAAATTGCTTCACTATTTACATGAAGAGGTGCCACATGGTGTAGCAGTAGAAGTTATGAGCATGAAAAACAGAAAAGATAAAGATATTGTAGATATTAGTGCAACCATTTATTGTGAAAAAAAATCTCATAAAGGGATAATTATTGGGAAAAATGGAAGAAAACTAAAGGGCGTAGGGAAAAGTGCAAGGCAAGATATTGAAAATCTTTTAGGGTCAAAAGTTTTCTTAGAGTTATGGGTTAAGGTGAAAGAAGATTGGAGAGACCAACAAAATATTCTAAATACCTTAGGATATAAGTTATAA
- the ybeY gene encoding rRNA maturation RNase YbeY, which produces MEVMIDNRQEIVVHEEKLENLIRIAVDLCLEKEEVSKEVEVSISFVDNEEIHRLNRDFRGVDRPTDVLSFPQYANIKEIEEPTCIGDIVISLEKAKEQAIEYEHSFEREVLFLTVHSMFHLFGYDHDTEENRKIMRKKEEDVLEEMGILRK; this is translated from the coding sequence ATGGAAGTAATGATTGATAATAGACAAGAAATAGTAGTGCATGAGGAGAAACTTGAAAATTTGATACGAATAGCTGTTGATTTGTGTTTAGAAAAAGAAGAAGTAAGTAAGGAAGTAGAGGTTAGTATATCTTTTGTAGATAATGAAGAAATTCATAGGCTAAATAGAGATTTTAGGGGAGTAGATCGACCTACGGATGTTTTGTCTTTTCCTCAATATGCAAATATTAAAGAAATAGAGGAACCAACTTGTATAGGGGATATTGTTATTTCTTTAGAAAAAGCAAAAGAGCAAGCCATTGAATATGAACATTCTTTTGAGAGAGAAGTATTGTTTTTAACGGTCCATAGTATGTTTCATCTTTTTGGGTATGATCATGATACAGAAGAAAATAGAAAGATTATGAGAAAAAAAGAAGAAGATGTATTAGAAGAAATGGGCATACTAAGAAAATAA
- a CDS encoding hemolysin family protein — MFTYHEGIKLILLIILLFLSGVFSSAETALTSMNIIKIKQLQNKGKKDAEVLERLMHKTPKILATILIGNNIVNIAATAIATELTFKIISGKNATVVATMVMTVLVLIFGEITPKTYSSHYPEKVAIKLGKPLEILSFVFYPILKILTAITNFIIKLFGGDIQRTKVLVSEEEIKTLVDVGEEAGIIERDEREMINSIFEIGDIEVTEVMVPRIDMIYLEEESTLEEALNVVMEYGYSRIPVIKDTIDNVVGILYAKDLLIYSKKNPSDFEILKLIRGAYYVPESKKVSDLLKEMQKEKTHMAIILDEYGGTLGLVTIEDILEEIVGDILDEYDNEIEFIEHLEENALIVNAKASIEEINEILAVNLPEEEYESIGGFVFNLLGRVPVKGDEMELGDIKIKVLNVQNRRIKQLEIKKINL, encoded by the coding sequence TTGTTTACATATCATGAAGGGATTAAGTTAATTTTACTCATTATTTTGCTCTTTTTATCTGGAGTGTTTTCAAGTGCTGAAACAGCCTTGACTTCAATGAATATTATTAAAATAAAACAACTTCAAAATAAGGGAAAGAAAGATGCAGAAGTTTTAGAAAGATTGATGCATAAGACACCCAAAATATTAGCAACTATATTAATTGGGAATAATATTGTTAATATTGCTGCTACAGCTATTGCAACAGAACTTACATTCAAAATAATCTCTGGAAAAAATGCAACGGTGGTTGCTACTATGGTGATGACGGTATTAGTATTGATTTTTGGGGAAATAACTCCTAAAACTTATTCTTCTCATTATCCTGAAAAAGTAGCTATAAAGCTAGGAAAACCATTAGAAATATTATCTTTTGTTTTTTACCCAATTTTAAAAATTTTAACAGCTATCACAAATTTCATTATCAAATTATTTGGAGGAGATATCCAAAGAACGAAAGTATTAGTCTCAGAAGAAGAAATAAAGACGCTAGTAGATGTAGGAGAAGAAGCAGGGATTATTGAACGAGATGAGAGGGAAATGATTAATAGTATTTTTGAAATAGGAGATATTGAAGTAACAGAAGTAATGGTGCCAAGGATTGATATGATTTATCTTGAAGAAGAATCTACCCTTGAAGAAGCCTTGAATGTAGTAATGGAATATGGCTATTCAAGAATTCCTGTTATAAAGGATACAATAGATAATGTTGTAGGAATTTTGTATGCGAAAGATTTGTTAATATACTCAAAAAAGAATCCATCAGATTTTGAAATTCTTAAATTAATCAGAGGGGCATATTATGTGCCTGAAAGTAAAAAAGTTAGTGATTTATTAAAAGAAATGCAAAAAGAAAAGACCCATATGGCTATTATTTTGGATGAATATGGAGGAACTTTAGGATTAGTTACAATAGAAGATATTTTAGAAGAAATTGTGGGAGATATATTAGATGAGTATGACAATGAAATAGAGTTTATAGAGCATTTAGAGGAAAATGCATTAATTGTAAATGCCAAAGCATCTATTGAAGAAATCAATGAAATATTAGCAGTGAATCTTCCTGAAGAGGAATATGAATCTATAGGAGGATTTGTATTTAATTTATTAGGGAGAGTGCCTGTTAAGGGAGATGAGATGGAATTAGGGGATATAAAAATTAAGGTTTTAAATGTACAAAATAGAAGAATAAAACAATTAGAAATCAAAAAAATCAATTTATAA
- a CDS encoding diacylglycerol kinase — protein MQVRKLIDSFNYAIDGIIYTLKTQRNMRIHFTMAIMVLFLSLFFDLSKLEMLILFFTISLVIVAEMINTSIEAAIDLITKEYHELAKIAKNVAAGAVFISALNSIVVAYIIFFDKFNFATEWVIHKVRKMPMHTTFISLVIVSLVVISIKAYVGEGTPLRGGMPSGHTAMAFSILTSIAFVSENTLTISLCLLLAILVAQSRIEAGIHDIFQVLVGAILGIFITVFIFQMIY, from the coding sequence ATGCAAGTAAGAAAATTAATAGATAGTTTTAACTATGCTATTGACGGGATTATTTATACCCTTAAAACCCAGCGCAATATGAGAATACATTTTACTATGGCTATTATGGTGCTATTTTTAAGCTTGTTTTTTGATTTATCAAAGCTTGAAATGCTTATTTTATTTTTTACCATATCATTAGTAATTGTTGCAGAGATGATTAATACTTCCATTGAAGCAGCCATAGATTTGATTACAAAGGAGTATCATGAACTAGCAAAAATTGCAAAAAACGTGGCAGCAGGAGCGGTGTTCATATCTGCTTTAAATAGTATTGTAGTTGCGTATATTATATTTTTTGATAAATTTAATTTTGCGACAGAGTGGGTTATTCACAAAGTGAGAAAAATGCCTATGCATACTACTTTTATTAGCTTAGTTATTGTAAGTTTAGTGGTCATTAGCATAAAAGCATATGTGGGAGAAGGAACTCCTTTAAGAGGTGGAATGCCTAGTGGGCATACGGCTATGGCTTTTTCAATTTTAACTTCTATTGCTTTTGTATCTGAAAATACATTGACCATTTCATTGTGTCTACTTTTAGCCATTTTAGTTGCTCAAAGTAGAATTGAGGCAGGTATTCATGATATTTTTCAGGTTTTGGTTGGTGCAATTTTGGGTATATTTATCACTGTATTTATTTTTCAAATGATTTACTAG
- a CDS encoding cytidine deaminase, giving the protein MSEKELFERAVKAKEYAYVPYSNFRVGAAVLTKDGKIYTGCNVECASFGGTNCAERTAIFKAISEGNRDFEAIAIASDNGAFTFPCGICRQVIFEFGKDIKIIVGDGYGKIKVIPIEELLPYGFSGEDLNK; this is encoded by the coding sequence TTGTCAGAGAAAGAATTATTTGAAAGGGCAGTAAAAGCAAAGGAATATGCTTACGTACCTTACTCAAATTTTAGAGTAGGTGCAGCAGTTCTAACAAAGGATGGGAAAATTTATACAGGCTGCAATGTGGAATGTGCTTCTTTTGGTGGAACAAATTGTGCAGAAAGAACTGCTATTTTCAAAGCAATATCAGAAGGGAATAGAGATTTTGAAGCTATTGCTATAGCTAGTGATAATGGTGCATTTACATTTCCATGTGGCATTTGTAGACAAGTTATTTTTGAATTCGGGAAAGATATTAAAATTATTGTAGGAGATGGATATGGAAAAATTAAGGTAATTCCTATAGAGGAATTATTACCATATGGTTTTAGCGGTGAGGATTTAAATAAATAG
- the yqfD gene encoding sporulation protein YqfD: MLIVKLWNFFRGYVVIKIEGFSLEKFINYAIARGIYLWDIVRIDYTTLEAKVGLKGYKELRHIVKRAGCKVRIREKIGYPFFMHKIRARKMFTIGFVVSICIIVCTTSFIWNVEITGNDKISKADIEKHLTALGLYEGVFKYKLDINDIENSMMIEIKNLAWVGIQIEGTKAIVEIVENIDPPQKIPKNIPCDIVAIKKGVIEKLIAKNGDAIVMKGDIVEKGETLITGVITREGLENRYVHGFGEVFARTYYEENDEISLIKTRKIKTGNKFVRRIIKIGNNQIILSLGDIPYNNVIIEKKNKSLSGWRNIKIPVEIIIEEYYEAIDKKETIDKKAAKKALREKIAVTLMNKMPKGIKILNQDIKFVEEKDQIKAKLTIEALEQIGVQQKIQTIIK, encoded by the coding sequence TTGCTCATTGTAAAGCTATGGAATTTCTTCAGAGGATATGTTGTTATAAAAATAGAAGGATTTAGCCTAGAAAAGTTTATAAATTATGCTATTGCAAGAGGCATATACCTTTGGGATATTGTTCGAATAGATTATACAACCCTTGAGGCAAAGGTAGGTCTTAAAGGATATAAGGAACTAAGACATATTGTAAAAAGAGCAGGATGTAAAGTAAGAATTAGAGAAAAAATAGGATATCCTTTTTTTATGCATAAAATTCGAGCAAGAAAAATGTTTACTATTGGATTTGTTGTTTCTATATGTATTATTGTGTGCACCACATCTTTTATATGGAATGTTGAAATTACAGGAAATGATAAGATATCAAAAGCAGATATTGAGAAGCATTTGACAGCGTTAGGTTTATATGAAGGTGTATTTAAATATAAACTGGACATAAATGATATTGAAAATAGCATGATGATAGAAATTAAAAATTTAGCGTGGGTAGGGATACAAATAGAAGGAACAAAAGCAATTGTAGAAATTGTAGAAAATATTGATCCTCCACAAAAAATACCTAAAAATATTCCATGTGATATTGTAGCTATAAAAAAAGGTGTTATTGAAAAATTGATTGCAAAAAATGGAGATGCAATAGTTATGAAAGGTGATATTGTAGAAAAAGGAGAAACATTAATAACGGGAGTGATCACAAGAGAAGGGCTAGAGAATAGATATGTACATGGATTTGGAGAAGTTTTTGCAAGGACTTACTATGAAGAAAATGATGAAATATCATTGATAAAAACTAGAAAAATTAAGACTGGAAATAAATTTGTAAGGAGAATTATAAAAATTGGAAATAATCAAATTATACTAAGTTTGGGAGATATACCTTATAATAATGTTATAATTGAGAAAAAGAATAAAAGTCTTTCAGGTTGGAGGAATATTAAAATCCCTGTCGAAATTATTATAGAAGAATATTATGAAGCCATTGATAAGAAAGAAACAATAGATAAAAAGGCGGCTAAAAAAGCATTAAGGGAAAAAATAGCGGTAACTCTTATGAATAAAATGCCTAAAGGTATAAAAATTTTAAATCAAGATATAAAATTTGTTGAAGAAAAGGATCAGATTAAGGCAAAACTTACTATTGAAGCATTAGAACAAATTGGAGTACAACAAAAAATTCAGACCATTATCAAATAA
- a CDS encoding PhoH family protein: protein MSMNEMDYTKELFGNFDSNIKIIENIFHVDIVSRKGEIVIMGSPKDVEMTEKLINRLIKVLESGEILDSQKINYSIKLLKEGQENEIQGLLEDVICISAKGKQIKPKTLGQKKYAESIKKNDVVFGIGPAGTGKTYLAMAMAVSAFKNKEVSKIILTRPAVEAGESLGFLPGDLQEKVDPYLRPLYDALYDILGGETFLKYKERGMIEVAPLAYMRGRTLNDSFIILDEAQNTTKEQMKMFLTRLGVGSKAVVTGDITQIDLPKGKESGLKQAVKILSDVEGIGFVFLNENDVVRHSLVQRIIKAYDKYEKKKEMDTKNKKKR from the coding sequence ATGAGTATGAATGAAATGGATTACACGAAAGAGTTATTTGGCAATTTTGATAGCAATATTAAAATTATTGAAAATATATTTCATGTAGATATTGTATCTAGAAAAGGCGAAATTGTTATTATGGGAAGTCCTAAAGATGTTGAGATGACAGAAAAATTGATCAATAGGCTTATTAAAGTACTTGAGTCAGGGGAAATACTAGACAGTCAGAAAATCAATTATTCTATAAAACTTCTTAAAGAAGGACAAGAAAATGAAATTCAGGGCTTATTAGAAGATGTTATTTGCATAAGTGCTAAGGGAAAACAAATAAAACCTAAGACATTAGGACAAAAAAAATATGCTGAAAGTATAAAAAAGAATGATGTAGTCTTTGGTATAGGTCCTGCTGGAACGGGGAAAACCTACTTAGCAATGGCTATGGCTGTAAGTGCTTTTAAAAATAAAGAAGTAAGTAAAATTATTCTTACAAGGCCAGCTGTAGAAGCTGGTGAAAGCTTGGGTTTTTTACCTGGAGACTTACAAGAAAAAGTAGACCCTTATTTAAGACCCCTTTATGATGCTCTATACGATATACTAGGTGGGGAAACTTTCTTAAAATATAAAGAGCGAGGAATGATAGAAGTAGCGCCTCTTGCATATATGAGAGGGAGAACATTAAATGACAGCTTTATTATTTTAGATGAAGCGCAAAATACAACAAAAGAGCAAATGAAAATGTTTTTGACAAGACTAGGGGTTGGGTCAAAAGCTGTTGTAACAGGAGATATCACACAAATAGATTTACCCAAAGGAAAAGAATCAGGACTTAAACAGGCAGTAAAGATCTTGTCTGATGTGGAAGGAATAGGTTTTGTATTTTTAAATGAAAATGATGTAGTAAGACATTCATTGGTACAAAGGATTATTAAAGCCTATGACAAATACGAAAAAAAGAAGGAAATGGATACTAAAAATAAGAAGAAACGATAG
- a CDS encoding ankyrin repeat domain-containing protein, giving the protein MKETELIGILKKGNLKELKAIIENEKDIDIDKDHALRVSAENGYIDMVKYLLKKGADIHTDHDYALRWSASEGHIEVVQYLVEQGANIHIENDYPLRWSANRGHIEVVQYLVEQGANIHADNDCALKMSAINGHTKVVEYLVEQGANIHAEEDIAFRLSAKNGHIEVVKYLIKQGSDIYIDHDYALRWSAGFGHIDIVKYLVEQGNYDHIRYSDKINPKEGIILYFKDKDLVITDYFTGTLEKFENRVDETYKNTNEKYYKEYIAFIAKCK; this is encoded by the coding sequence ATGAAAGAAACAGAACTAATTGGAATTTTAAAAAAAGGTAATTTAAAGGAATTAAAAGCTATAATAGAAAATGAGAAGGATATAGATATTGACAAAGACCATGCATTGAGGGTAAGTGCAGAAAATGGTTATATTGATATGGTCAAATATTTGCTGAAAAAAGGTGCTGACATACATACTGATCATGATTATGCCTTGAGATGGAGTGCTAGTGAAGGACATATAGAGGTTGTTCAATATTTAGTAGAACAAGGAGCTAATATTCATATAGAAAATGATTATCCTTTAAGATGGAGTGCAAATAGAGGACATATAGAGGTCGTTCAATATTTAGTAGAACAAGGAGCTAATATTCATGCTGACAATGATTGTGCATTAAAAATGAGTGCTATTAATGGACATACAAAGGTTGTTGAATATTTAGTAGAACAAGGGGCTAATATTCATGCTGAGGAGGATATTGCTTTTAGATTAAGTGCTAAAAATGGACATATAGAGGTAGTGAAATATTTAATCAAGCAGGGTTCAGATATATATATTGATCATGACTATGCTTTAAGATGGAGTGCAGGCTTTGGGCATATAGATATTGTGAAATATTTAGTAGAACAAGGTAATTATGATCACATAAGATATTCTGATAAAATAAATCCGAAAGAAGGGATTATTTTATATTTTAAAGATAAAGATCTAGTGATTACTGATTATTTTACTGGAACTTTAGAAAAATTTGAAAATAGAGTAGATGAAACTTATAAAAATACTAATGAAAAATATTATAAAGAATATATAGCGTTCATAGCAAAATGCAAATAA
- a CDS encoding DUF502 domain-containing protein: protein MKTIRKIFITGLLALIPIVVTISVIIWIFNMVDSIFRVPLEKIIGFRIIGIGFILTIIIIFGTGIFATNYLGKEFIQLIEKTLSRIPLVNTLYLSIKQLIDTLFMKQRYAFKHTVLVEYPSKGIFTIGFVTADAPKEISEKTGEKMKSIFIPTTPNPTSGMFIMIRDKEIISLNISVETALKLVVSGGILLPEQKQMK, encoded by the coding sequence ATGAAAACCATAAGAAAGATTTTTATAACAGGTTTATTAGCATTGATTCCTATTGTTGTGACAATATCTGTAATCATATGGATATTCAATATGGTGGACTCTATATTTAGAGTGCCTCTAGAAAAAATTATTGGATTTCGTATTATCGGTATAGGGTTTATTCTAACAATTATCATTATTTTTGGTACAGGTATTTTTGCGACAAATTATTTAGGAAAGGAATTTATTCAGCTTATAGAAAAAACATTAAGTAGAATTCCTTTGGTAAATACATTGTATTTATCTATTAAGCAGTTAATTGATACCCTTTTTATGAAGCAAAGATATGCTTTTAAACACACAGTTCTTGTAGAGTATCCGTCCAAAGGAATATTTACAATAGGATTTGTTACAGCAGATGCACCTAAGGAAATTTCAGAAAAGACAGGAGAAAAAATGAAAAGCATTTTCATTCCTACCACACCCAATCCAACATCGGGCATGTTTATTATGATACGGGACAAGGAAATTATTTCACTCAATATATCTGTTGAAACAGCTTTAAAGTTAGTCGTGTCTGGTGGGATTTTACTTCCAGAACAAAAACAAATGAAATAA
- a CDS encoding HD family phosphohydrolase: MTFFKHVMDKMNDTALFRFFQKKVVNKIVIGCVFFLFLFFSLVTSLVPQKYELQVGQKAPIDLRAPRDIENKIETNRLIEKATGAVEPREKVDPMIQIDINKKIEKFFTNAYEVREIEESNNEKKLASLKEKNNINLSDEELTLVLLAPDKQLKGMESYIYEIITRVMSTGIKTEDLEKEKEDITNYFKGLKDFSKEIRLLGSKIVNTSIQANRFLDIERTQQKREEAKNSVEKVILKKGSIIVSEGEIITKEQFQLLKDAGMTKQQGKKDFSLHFGVAILVLIAQGLLILYMYVFHKKLLRSISKLYLIFIIFLCVYLVAKTTYVISPYIAPVVGAAMLVGILLDTRLAIVVNLAMTILLTLSSGNNIGFFITALVGGTVGACSVINTHQRSNIFLSGLIVSFSNMMIIIGLGLINHYELSKIAMDALYGVLNGVFCAILTIGSLPLWESVFQILTPLRLLELSNPNQPVLKKLLVEAPGTYHHCIIVGNLSEPAADAIGANGLLARVSAYYHDIGKLKRPYLFKENQLTSDNPHDKLTASLSAMIITSHVKDGKEIGKQYKLPQEIIDVIEQHHGNTLVKYFYHKAMNEDSFEEIKEEDYRYKGRRPQSKESAIVMLADSVEAAVRSMPEPNNEKIKHLIDKIIGDKLSDGQLDECDITLRDLEKIKISFQTVLMGIFHERIEYPEINTKKVEVKE, translated from the coding sequence ATGACCTTTTTTAAGCATGTCATGGATAAAATGAATGATACGGCTCTTTTTAGATTTTTTCAAAAAAAAGTTGTAAATAAGATTGTGATAGGATGTGTTTTTTTTCTTTTTCTTTTTTTTAGTCTGGTTACCAGTCTTGTACCTCAAAAATATGAACTTCAAGTAGGACAAAAAGCGCCTATAGATTTAAGGGCTCCTAGAGATATTGAAAACAAAATAGAAACAAATAGATTGATTGAAAAAGCTACAGGAGCTGTTGAACCAAGAGAAAAAGTAGATCCAATGATTCAGATCGATATTAATAAAAAAATCGAAAAATTTTTTACGAATGCTTATGAGGTTCGAGAAATAGAGGAAAGTAACAATGAAAAAAAGTTAGCTTCATTAAAGGAAAAAAATAATATAAACTTAAGCGATGAAGAGCTTACATTAGTTCTTTTAGCTCCGGATAAACAGCTAAAAGGTATGGAAAGTTATATATATGAAATTATTACAAGGGTTATGTCTACTGGGATTAAGACAGAAGATCTTGAAAAAGAAAAAGAAGATATTACAAATTATTTTAAAGGACTTAAGGATTTTTCAAAGGAAATAAGGTTGTTAGGAAGTAAAATTGTAAATACATCTATTCAAGCTAATCGATTTTTAGATATTGAAAGAACACAGCAAAAGCGAGAAGAGGCAAAAAATAGTGTTGAAAAAGTTATCCTTAAAAAGGGAAGTATTATTGTTAGTGAAGGAGAGATTATTACTAAAGAACAGTTTCAGCTTTTAAAGGATGCAGGAATGACAAAACAACAGGGAAAGAAAGATTTTTCTTTGCATTTTGGTGTTGCTATTTTAGTGTTGATTGCACAAGGGCTACTTATTTTATATATGTATGTATTTCATAAAAAACTTCTTAGATCCATATCAAAACTTTATTTAATATTTATTATATTTTTATGTGTTTACTTAGTAGCTAAAACAACTTATGTAATTTCTCCGTATATTGCACCAGTAGTAGGGGCTGCAATGCTTGTAGGCATTTTGCTTGATACGAGATTGGCTATTGTTGTTAATTTAGCAATGACGATTCTTCTCACGTTGAGTAGTGGCAATAATATTGGTTTCTTTATTACTGCTCTTGTAGGAGGAACGGTAGGAGCATGTAGTGTTATAAATACGCATCAACGATCAAATATATTTTTATCCGGGTTAATTGTCAGTTTTAGTAATATGATGATTATTATTGGCCTCGGATTAATCAACCATTATGAACTATCGAAAATTGCTATGGATGCTTTGTATGGTGTGCTGAATGGGGTGTTTTGCGCTATCTTAACCATCGGGTCATTACCATTATGGGAATCTGTTTTTCAGATTTTAACGCCCCTTAGATTATTAGAGTTATCCAATCCTAATCAGCCAGTTCTTAAGAAATTATTAGTTGAGGCACCAGGGACCTATCATCACTGCATTATTGTTGGAAATTTAAGTGAGCCAGCAGCAGATGCAATAGGAGCCAATGGACTATTAGCAAGAGTGAGTGCTTATTATCATGATATTGGGAAATTAAAAAGACCCTATTTATTTAAGGAAAATCAATTAACAAGTGATAATCCCCATGACAAGCTTACTGCTAGTTTGAGTGCTATGATTATAACAAGTCATGTAAAAGATGGAAAAGAAATAGGAAAACAGTATAAATTGCCTCAAGAAATTATTGATGTGATTGAACAGCATCATGGAAATACATTAGTCAAATATTTTTATCATAAAGCCATGAATGAAGATAGTTTTGAAGAAATAAAAGAAGAAGATTATCGCTATAAAGGAAGAAGACCACAATCTAAAGAATCAGCTATTGTCATGCTAGCAGATTCAGTAGAAGCAGCTGTTAGAAGTATGCCAGAACCCAATAATGAAAAGATCAAACACTTAATTGATAAAATAATTGGGGACAAGCTGAGTGATGGGCAATTAGATGAATGTGATATTACTTTAAGGGATTTAGAAAAAATTAAAATATCTTTTCAAACTGTTTTAATGGGGATTTTTCATGAACGTATAGAGTATCCAGAAATTAACACAAAAAAGGTTGAGGTGAAAGAATAA
- a CDS encoding DUF3048 domain-containing protein, whose product MLKNKKIVILVLAIFMTTFLAGCGGEKEQSVIIEQEPEVVVNNEETIVETVDSEESNKIEEKEGLPSPISGIYTSEENIHKRPFAVMLDNQKYARPQAGLDQAEIVYEVLAEGWITRYMAIFLINEPDLIGPVRSARPYFLDKAMEYDALYIHDGGSPQALLDIKKLKMADISAQSRGKDIFWRKNHKKRPHNEYTSTVAIRKAAKQSHYRENVDFETLKFNEEYQTIYGDSLTYVKIPYDKNYKPSFKYDEDEGIYYRYINDQPHLDERSKNHLTAQNIIIQKCETKVIDSAGRREIKLVGEGEGFFITKGQLRKIIWKKNSRRALTKFFYEDGEEIKLNPGVTWIEVIPSNFEMITQ is encoded by the coding sequence ATGTTAAAAAATAAAAAAATTGTAATTTTAGTATTAGCAATTTTTATGACTACTTTTTTAGCTGGTTGTGGAGGGGAAAAAGAGCAGTCTGTTATTATAGAACAAGAACCTGAGGTAGTTGTGAATAATGAAGAGACAATTGTAGAAACAGTAGATAGTGAAGAGTCAAATAAAATAGAAGAAAAGGAAGGGCTACCATCACCTATTAGTGGAATCTACACAAGTGAAGAAAATATTCATAAAAGACCTTTTGCAGTAATGCTTGATAATCAAAAGTATGCAAGACCTCAAGCAGGACTAGATCAGGCAGAAATTGTTTATGAAGTTTTGGCAGAAGGATGGATTACAAGATATATGGCCATTTTTTTAATCAATGAACCAGACTTAATTGGACCTGTAAGAAGTGCAAGACCTTATTTTTTAGATAAAGCTATGGAATATGATGCCTTATATATTCACGATGGTGGAAGTCCTCAAGCTCTTTTAGATATAAAAAAATTAAAAATGGCAGATATTAGTGCCCAGTCTAGAGGAAAAGATATTTTCTGGAGAAAAAATCATAAAAAAAGACCACATAATGAATATACAAGTACTGTTGCAATAAGAAAGGCTGCAAAACAGAGTCATTATAGGGAAAATGTAGACTTTGAAACTTTAAAATTTAATGAGGAATATCAAACCATTTATGGAGATTCTTTAACTTATGTTAAAATCCCTTATGATAAAAATTATAAACCAAGCTTTAAATATGATGAAGATGAGGGGATTTACTATAGATATATAAACGATCAACCTCATTTAGATGAAAGATCAAAGAATCATTTAACTGCCCAAAACATTATTATTCAAAAATGTGAAACAAAAGTAATAGATAGTGCTGGAAGAAGAGAAATAAAATTAGTAGGTGAAGGAGAAGGCTTTTTTATTACAAAAGGGCAATTGCGAAAAATTATTTGGAAGAAAAATTCTAGAAGAGCTCTTACAAAATTTTTCTATGAAGATGGAGAAGAGATTAAGTTAAACCCAGGAGTTACTTGGATAGAAGTAATTCCATCCAATTTTGAAATGATTACACAGTAA